The segment ACTAACCAAGACAAGACCAAGATCAAACTTTATCAATACCTGTTTCATACCCATTGTTGCCTTAgttagcatttactggtagatCATAAATTGAAACGTCTTTCctagcaacgggtgtggctgaaatagccaaatccactcatttgaaggggtatccATCATACTTTGGTATATTTAGCGTACTTCACATGCTTTGCAGTTGTGTtgactactttgtgcatgatttccCTGTTGTACTACATAAATACAATACATACATCttatacctccactacactaatTTGATATGCAACAGTAGGGATTAAGAAGTGGGTATAGGCAATGCCCTCTGGAAAAATAAAAAGTGGGTATATGCCATATACAGTGCTTTGGaaagtaataaataaataattaattctatacacaatactccataatgaacatgtttattattttattttagcaattgtattaaaaataaacactgaaataccttatttacattattattcagacccttttctatgagactcgaaattgagcgcaggtgcatcctgtttctattgatcatccttgatgtttctacaacttgattggagtccacctgtggtaaattcaattgattggacatgatttggaaaggaacacacccgtCTATAAAaaggagcaaaaaccaagccatggggtctgaaggaattgtcggtagagctatgagacaggattgtgtcgaggcatagatctggggaagggtatcaaaacatttcagcagaattgaagatccccaagaacacagtggcctccatcattcttaaatggaagaagtttggaaccaccaaggcccttcctagagctggccgccagccaaactgagcaatcgggggagacgggccttggttagggagatgaccaagaaccagtcactctaacagagctccagagttcctctgtggagatgggagaaccttccagaacgacaaccatctctgctgcactccaccaatcaggcctttatggtagagtggccagatggaagccactcctcagtaaagggcacatgaccgcccgcttggagtttgccaaaaggcacctaaaggactcagaccacgagaaacaaaattatctggtctgatgaaaccaagattgaactctttgacctgaatgccaagcatcatgtctggaggaaacctggcaccatccgtaCGGTGAGGCATGGTGGAggcagacctcagactggggcggttcaccttccaacaggacaacgaccctaagcacacagccaagacaacgcaggagtgtcttcgggggaagtctctgaatgtccttgagtggcccagccagagcctggacttaaacccaatggaacatctctggagagacctgaaaatagctatgcagcaacactccccatccaacctgacagagcttaagaggatatgcagagaagaatgggagaaactccccaaatacaggtgtaccaagcttgtagggtcatacccaagaatactcaaggctgtaatcactgccaaaggtgcttcaacaaagtactgagtacgggtctgaatacttatgcaaatataATATTTCAGTATTaattttttttataaattagcaaacatttctgaaaacctgtttttgctttcatcattatggggtattgtgtgtagattgattaggggggGAGAAGCAATtgaattcaaggggtctgaatactttccaaatacactgtaCCTGCCTatagcctccactacaccactggccctttgtGTATTACAAAAAGTGCCCTCTCCCACATGATGGTATTACAGTAGCTGTCCTTTCAGTAATAGCTTTGGTACTATTTTCATCTAGAAATGCCTTTCATATATGCAACGCTCACTaattgaccaaggagagtgatggagtgctgcatcagatgacctggcctccacaatcacccgacctcaaccaagtTGAGCtgctttgggatgagttggaccgcagagtgaaggaaaagcagccaacaagtgctcagcatatgtgaatACTCCTTCAATACCGTTGGAAAagcagctggttgagagaatgccaagaggttGAAAAGgttgaaaagctgtcatcaaggcaaagggtggctactttgaagaacctcaaatatatttggatttgttactacatgattccatgtgttatttcatagttttgatttcttcactattattcaacaatgtagaaaatagcaaaaaataaagaaaaaccattgaatgagtaggtgtacccaaacttttgactggtactgtaggtgtagaTTCATGACGCATTTGGAATTCCATGATCAGAACTCTACGATCAGAATACTAAAGCTGCATGAACTGCCAAGTCTAGACACAGCTTCTAGAGAGGGAGGCAGATGTCTAATGAAGTCTGGCCATCGTCCTTGACCATGTGGTAAACAGAGACCTTACCAGAGGCTGCCAGATTAGTTCACCACAATCTGAAAAGATCGACTGTCAATTCGATCATGAGAACTTCGCCAAGAAAAGCGGTAACTCTGCAGGATATGTACTCTGCTTTACCATTACATTTACAGTAAACAACATTGTAACGCACGTAAATTCACAACACATCTTACACTATTCTTCCAGTATGATCTATTGACAGTATACTCTGTTCTAACCTCAGAATTGACAGAAGACCCCATGGTGGTGGCCATGTGCTGACCAAGCAGCAGGAGTGGGCAGTTGTGAGGGCCAGGAATGACATTGAGAACGATGAAACATTTTGCCAAACACATTTACCTGGTGCCTTTCGAGAAAAACAATGACTGGGTGAAACAACGGCGGGGTGCATATGTTCaagtacagcactatatactgtattactgttacTATTTCATCCACATGCTACTTCACAATATATTGGAACTTTACTGTAAACAATAAGTAACCTAAATATGTTTTTAGAGGATGATGGTGCTGGATGCTGCTGTGAACCATCACAAGTATATCTTTGTTAATGAAGCGCTTCAATCTGGCCAAACCTCATCAGCCAAGTGCCTGGAAAACGTGGGCGAAACAGCTCCATGTGCGCAGCTATCTCTGAAGATGGTGTGGTAGGATGTAAGCCATTACTTGAATCCAACAAAGCTGCACACCTCATTGTGTTTCTCAATACAATTGAGCAGGCCTATCAAGGTGAAAGAGTcacctatgtcattgtgtgggacaatgtcaggttccaccatgcaGAGGTGGTTAAGACATAGTTTTCGGGCCCATTCCTGATTCTTGACCCTATACTTGCCCccatactctcctctcctcaaccctacTGAGGACCTTTTCAGTAAAGAGGTAGAAGATGTACAATCGCCATTCTAATGAGCGTGCCGCTATTCTTCTGGCCATGGATGAGGCATGCGATGACATCAATGCAGAACCAATGTCAAGCTTGGATTTGCCATGCCAAAAGGTGTTTCCCGTGGTGCATGAACAATGAGGACATTCACTGTGATGTGGATTAGAATTTATGGACACATGCTCAAGACAGGCCTGATGCAAATGAAAAAGTTTCATTTTCATTCATTTAACttgtttcatttcatttcttaCACTTGATTACAGACAGTACACCGATTGTTGCAATTATATCTGAAAAATATTAATTATGATTTAATAAAAAGGTAGAGGATGTCTTCATTGATCACAAATTATAGATTTTCTGTCAATTTTGTTGGGCAATGTAATGTAAGTGTATTGCCTAATGTAAAAACTAATTTATAGCACTGTAGCATATTACTTTCAGCACTTCTAAGGGCGATTTGAAACGCATATCTTGTATCGTTTGCTATTGGATTAATTGGTAGTTAAAATGACTAAATTGAAAAGACATCATTGTGTTTTGGTGATTAAACTAATGTTCTCATTACATTTCACAAACTTATATTTTGAATGGTTGGTTGGTGAGAGATGTTTACATTGCAAATGAATGCACAATGACCGGTTTTGAATGAAAGACTGGCTGGTTAAGAAGTGTGAACAGATTGgagttttgtactaagagttgtgAAAATATACCAAAAACTTGTAAAAATTGTACCAAAGCAATTAATAAAAACTAATAGTGAGTTTGCAACTTGCAAACAATTTCCTCCACCAGAGCAGCAAGGAAATTCTGACAAAGTTTGAGAATTTTTTTCTAACAAAAGTAAAAAAGCCTAATGTTAAGAATAAAGTAGATATCCCAGATACCAATAGGCATTAagatattgtttaaaaaaaaggagTGTATATATTTCACGTGGTTTTATACACTTGACTGAATGGAAGCTTTTAATTATGAAAAGGCTATTTTACTCCGCTGGTCTCGGGAAGAGTCCTCAATGTCCAAGACCGAGTAAAAATATATCTGACACAGACTCTCAATGTGGTCTTGAGTACTACAACGCTGAGTAAAATTTACTGCTTGGCAGATCAAGAGGAGGGATTCCATGTTTCATGTGTCTGGGTGAAATAGTAACAGGTATTTCATCCCGGCAGTGACAAAATACTAGCCTGTAATTCTGCAGTCCAGTATCTaacacctctcactctctctcagcactagtaataaaaaaaattaaaaagaccTTCAATTCAGTTACATTTTTTTGTCAGACATATCTTTATCATTAGTTCGACATAACAGTATTCCAAAAAATATTCAGGAATGTTTACAATTATTGTGTGCAATCAACATAACCACTGTTCCACTCTCGTTAAAGTGTTAATTTATCCACAGGCCTAAGCTGGTAGGTGGGTAAATCATTGGTTGAGTAGTGATCCTGGCTGAGTGTGGGGATTTGGGGTTGGTTCTGATGTTCTGGGGTATTGAGGGGCAGGGGCGCAGCTTCACTGGATCAAACTGTGACATCAGCACACCAGTCTGCAGAGCACCAACTTCCACACCCCTCCCTGACCACCAAAGAGAAACATCTTTTGACTGTCCCACTTTAGGGTGTATTAGCATGTTGCTATGGCGTTCTGGTGTGAGGAATTACTGTGGTGATCGCCAGGCAGGGGGCGTGTCAACGGTCCAGTGAGCGTTTCTGTATGGCCTCAGAGACAGCAGTCCTCAGCATTGTGATGACAGAGCGAGGGTCGTCGCTGCTCACCACCGCACTGCCCGACACAATCATGTTAGCACCCGcctaccagagacacacacagaaagataaaacacacacaccgtgAACACCCATGGATGGACACAAGCAACGAGACAACGTAGTTAAGCACCAGGGCCCACGGGTACATGGTATGGGGAGGCATGTACGCACCTCAGCACACTTGTGGATGGTAGAGGGACCCACTCCTCCGTCCACCTCAATGTCCAGAGAGGGAAACTGACTCCTTAGCCAGCTAACctagacacacagaaacagacaatgAAATGTCAATGACATGCCCCTAATGTCCAAAACAGACACGGCAAATATATACAATCAAACCACACAGATCCACAGACCGCGAGAATCAAAcaaaacagagagacacacagagaacccCTCTAACACATTACTCAGATGACACAATGTCAACTGGAGATATTGTAACAAACCTCTGCATTCAAAATAAACTGAGTGACCTTGTGTATAAAACAGATCACAGATGACAAAGAAGCTTTTTCATGCAGCTTATCAGACACATGCTCTCTAGCGAGATAAAAACATAAGCCACAAAATAACACATAGgatgtgtttacacaggcagcccaatttggATATTTTGGCCAACagatctgatctgatctgatcgGTCAAAAGATCAACTAGTGGCAAAAAAATAACATAATTGGTTGGGCTGCTTGTGTACATGCAGcctgatagacagacacacaaacacaacacactacCTTGGGCATCATGTCCTCCATGAACTTCTGGCCTCCAAAGCCAGGCTCCACAGTCATGACCAGTGCCATGTCAATCTGTCCTGCCCATGGGGCCAACTCCTCTACTGTGGTCCCAGGCTTTATGGCCAGGcccacctacaacacacacacacacacacacagtgttacattACCGTACATGGGTGAAGACGCACAACTGTTAGACAACACATAGTTGTGAACTTTCTCTGACTGGGTGTCAATCTGTGCCCATCCACTTCTCGCAATCTCTGACCTCCCATATCAGGACCTCACCTCTGGTCCCTCTCTATAGTCaactatgcctctctctctcaccttcatgccactctctctgatctccttaaTGAGGTTTCCAGCATTAGTAGTGGTCTCCAGGTGGAACGTGTACTGATTAGCTCCTGCTGCTGCCATGGGTTTCACCCACTGCTCCGGCCTCGACACCATCATGTGCATGTCTATAAGAGAAACACAAACACTTTTGAGATGGCTACTATGCAACCCTGAACAAACCATAATCCTACTTAGAACAAAGTATTATGGTGTCCGTAATAATGGTAGCTGTGATCAGCACGTTCAGCTAGAATAAATATGGACTGGTCAATGTGTTGTCAtacaggtaggctagtggttagagtgttggactagtaaccgaaaggttgcaagttcaaatcccagaggtAAATATCTGTCATTCTGGCAGCTAACAagctgttattgaaaataagaatctgttcttaactgacttgttaaataaaggtaaaaacagGGACATATTGTAACCATATCAGAGTAAGGTTGTGTTACTGACCAAAGAAAGGGTCTGGCCCCACGCAGTTCCTTAGGCACTCCACCATCGGGTGGCCAAAGGTGATGTTGGGGACAAAATTACTTCAAGGGAACAAGATACAATCATTATTCTTATGTGACTGATTCTACTCCAGTCACGCTGATATAAGGCAGGCTGATCAATAACAAAACGTGCTATGTGCTAGCTAACTATCAGTGCTGAATAAAACATAAACTGAAAAAAAGATAACTAAACTGTGGATGTCGTAAACAGAGTTGCAGAACGTTATGCAATGTGGACTGGTATTGCAATCTGCCGTGATGTTGACATCACCCTTAATGACTTTTAGCTTGACTTCTAACAATATATTAACAGAAGTCAAAAACAGCAGTGATTGCTAACGTTAACTAACGTAAACTAAAATGTGCATACATTCACAGTGgtacagctagctaacgttagttaactGCCTGACTGTGAATCCTATTGGACTGAGGCTATGCTAGTTAGCTAGCGTGCTCTCTGGATTTGTTCACCCGTCCATAACGTCGAGGTGCAGGTAGTCAGCTCCGCACTCCATCATTCGGACGCATTCACTGCCCAGGCATGCGAGGTCACTGCTGAGGATGGACGGGCCTATCTTTGCGCTGTAAGACATGTTGAAGGTCTCTGCTCTGTGTGCTCGATTGCAGTTCAAGAAGTACTCCAACGTGCGAGTTTGCTACTTCCGTGTTCAACGCTGCTTTCAAAATAATTTATGTTCCAAAAGTTGCCACTGGATGGCGTATAAATCACACTGAAGTGACACCACTTTCACATATTTTCCTGTGTTGAAAAAATACTTTATATTGCCCACACAGCTCATATATTTTCTTAGCTGGCTGTAAGATTGAGTGGGCAGAGCGTTTGACTGAAGGTTGACAGGAAGAGATGAGCTGGGTTAGGTCCAATCCCTGAAAATGTGGGGGACCGTATCAGTGTGTGAGTATTGGCAGCCCCTTGAGAACAGGAGGCAGGGCAAGACAGGGCCAAGGTCGATGGTCACACAAAGTACTGTGGGAGAGACCAATACTACATCTATATAAGCCTCtgcctcttattctctctctctctctctctctctctctctctctctctctctctctctctctctctctctctctctctctctctctctctctctctctctctctctctctctctctctctctctctctctctctctctctctctctcacacacacacacactttttttgtATAAAGGGTTTTGACTCTGTGCCTTTCTGTGGTCAGAGGCTTGCTTTTGGAGTGCTTTAAAGGTTATGAAGAGTTCATCCGCAGTCCAACCTCCAACTTTTAATGATTTATAAGAATGTGAAAAATGAATCCCTGGTAGTTCCAGCAGCATTTTCTGTGGCCACTACAGACTCAGTCACATCCATGagggtaaacaccaatgtgacaTTAATGGGTTTGGGCTGTGGGTCGCGTTTCTGCTGTAGAGATGATGGTGAGCTGTGGTGGCATGGTATGCACCAGGGGACAGGAAGGTAATATGTTATTCTCAAGTTGGCTTGAGTGAGAGTAAGCGTGGTTGTCAAGGTGAATGGGAGCCTTAAGTAAGAGCCCCTGGGGGAGAGCTGTAAAGATTTAGGATATGACAGcctcgccacacacacacacacacacacacacacacacacacacacacacacacacacacacacacacacacacacacacacacacacacacacacacacacacacacacacacacacacacacacacacacacacacacacacacacacacacaggccctcaGCAAAGTTGATACACTTAACAGCGTTTGTTgtagatgtctgtctgtccacacgTCACTGACAGGCCGCCATATCATCACTCCGTctaaaacatctctctctctcagacgccaTCTTGAGAGCTTTAGATGTGATAAAGTAGTGTCCTGCAGGGGTACAATGAAGGCCATTTGTAGAGAGCCCAGATAGGCTTGTCATGAATACAAATCTACCTGTCTGCTCTACAATATATATTGTTTCTCTGAGGTTAAGAGGGtttccactgggcacagacgtcaattcaacaacTATTCCACATAGTTTcaatttcaatgaaatgacgtggaaacaacgttgattcaactagTGTGTGCCCAGTCAGTTAATGTTCTTGACTTTACATGAGGTGACATTGTAAAATGGTGCACTCGGCGATGGAGGTTTTAGTGGGAAGGCAGACAAGATTCCTGGTGCAATGCCCAGATTGAAAGCTTTTTGTACTTGTAtttacaacaaaaacaacagGATGACATATTGAAAGAGTAACACATCCTGCACCACACACaagggcagggctctccagagggcggAGCGGTCTTCCCAACGCATcatcgggggcacactgccttctctccaggacacctacagcacctgatgtcaaaGGAAGGcaaaaagattatcaaggacacccgagcctgtctgttcatcctgctatcatccagaaggagagatTAGTAAAGGTGCAtcaagctgggactgagagactgaaaaccagcctctgtctcaatgccatcagactgttacaGTGCATACGGATATtattcagaccacttcactttttccacatttttatattaccgccttattctaaaaaggattacaatatatattttttgtcatcAATCTAGAcaaaatacaccataatgacaatgaaaaaacattttttttaaaggtttgcTAATTGATTAAAaatagcgattacagcctcaagtcttcgtgggtatgaagctacaagcttggcacacctgagtttctcccattcttctctgcagatcctctcaagctctgtcagatttgATAGGGAGCGTCActgcgcagctattttcaggtctcaccagagatgttcaatctggTTCAaggccgggctctggctgggccactcatggctattcagagacttgtcccgaagccagtccTATGTtatcatggctgtgtgcttagggtcgttgtcctattggaaggtgaaccttcgtcccagtctgaggtcctgagctcgtttcactgtggatatagatacttttgtacctgttttctccagcatcttcacaaggtcctttgctgttgttctgggattgattttcacttttcgcaccaaagtatgttcatctctaggagacagaacacgtctccttcctgagcggtatgatggctgcgtggtcccatggtgtttatacttgtgtacttgtcacgacttctgccgaagttgaagcctctccttgttcgggcggtgctcggcggtcgacgtcaccggtcttctagccatcattgatccatttttcattttccattggttttgtcttgtcttcctacacacctggtttcaatcccattcatgacctgtttttgatttaaccctctgtttcccctcatgtctttgtcagagagcGTTTGTTAGTCAGTGTTGTAatggtgcgcgacgggtcctcgtacccactttgtttattgttacatttagtgtttggagtGTGTTTCGTTTATTGGTATTAAATAACTCCATTACACTCAGTTTGATtatcctgcgcctgacttccctgccacctatacacacgactctgacagtactattgtttgtacagatgaacgtggtaccttcaggcgtttggaaattgctcccaaggatgaaccagacttgtggaggtctacaattttttttctgaggtcttggctgatttcttttgattttcccatgatgtcaagcaaagaggcactgagtttgaaggttggccttgaaatgcatccacaggtccacctacaattcactcaaatgatgtcaattagcctatcagaagcttctaaagccatgacataattttctgtaattttccaatctgtttaaagcacagtcaatttagtgtatgtaaacttctgacccactggaattgtgatacagtgaaataatctgtctgtaaacaattgttggaaaaattacttgtgtcatgcacaaagtagatgtcctaaccgacttgccaaaactatagttagttaacaagaaatatatatatatatgattggCAAtaaatgaagacagacagagagataatatTCAGGGCTATCTAATTGTAATGTAATGAAGCCTGGTACTTTGATGTTGTCTGTCCTCACATATGGAGAGCTGTAAAAGCCTGTCTGCAGATGAAGAGGTCCAGGAATGGTTtttcctctgaagctaagcagggttggcccTGGTCGGTCCCTccatgggagaccagatgctgctggaagtggtgttggagggccagtaagaGGCACACTTTCCTCTcatctaaaaaaatatcccaatgccccagggaaGTGATatgggacattgccctgtgtagggtgtcgcctttcagatgggacgttaaacgggtgtcctaaCTCTCTGCGGTCAAGAAAGATCCCATGGGGTGTCatccccagtgtcctggctaaattcccaatctggccttcataccatcatggccacctaatcatccctagTTTCCaactggctcattcatcccccatcctccatcccccgtgactcagccatgcctcattgcatgtccaacatttcctcaacTCCCAATCCTTCTAATGTGACTAGCCCCTATGCTCCTCCGTCTTTTCTATTTGCCTACCAatactccttataggacacatcaatgcactctatactcctctgtaaactggtcatctctgtatacccatcgcaagacccactggttgatgcttatttataaaaaccctcttaggcctcacccCCCCtcttatctgagatatctactacagccctcatcctccacatacaacacctgttctgccagtcacattcttaAAGGTTCCCAAAGCACACACGTCCTATGGTCGCTGCTCTtctcagtttgctgcagctagcgactggaagagctgcactcttactgacagttgtggccgCTTCGCTGttttctctaccttcttgcctttgTGCTGTTATCTGTGcctaataatgtttgtaccatgttttgtgctgctaccatgttgtcatgtggtgttgctaccatgctgtgtaaTCTAGAGGCGAaggaaacgcacacctatttaggcgaggtgctggctagcagagtggaTGACTTTAAAAAGAATAAAGCAGAGCCGCACActcagatgcaaaaatatttATAACCAatgtttcgacagacaagctgtcttcatcaggataTAATGAAAACACTGTGGGATGACTCATTCacatagtgtcaaaagacacacaggtgtctgtaaccATGGCCGGGTGTGGcttgatatcattggttaattctcataTATTAAAATAGCATACAAAAAAACATAAATGGTTAGAGTacgatcatagatacaatttggctacataAGCCTACAAACAATTACAATAGAAAAATCACAAGAATGACTTTAACAATAaatcgttttaacaataaattgtcgaggtcactccctctcctagggagggtgacatgttcggagatttactatgcaatctgatacacgtcaaatcagttttcttgatcttctgatcttgtgtgaagataatgttctatacactgatctCTACAGGAAACCTACTGATAGTAACAGTTGATAGTTGTCACCCACTTCCCTTGAAAAACAGTTTGGCATACAACCAATTTTGTAGAATCAAAATCATTTGTAAAAAACAATCACATTTCGAAGTATGGCTGAGACGCAAAGAAAATGAAAGGAAAGGGGGTACAAAAATGGTCAGATTAATACTGCTATTGAGAAAATTCAAAACGAGACATGACCTTTTTCAAGGTCAGTCTCGCAAAAATAAGCATTCTTGTgttctaactacccgctattcaaagagctctgaacaaattaagggaaccgttcacaaacattggcacattctaaGATCCGGTCATAGTATCGGTAATGTGACCTTCCCTTTGTCATATTCTCCCAGGGCAGAAACCTCAGAGATCAATTGGTAAAGTCTGATTTACCAACAAGATATCCCTGCACAATGTGtatttgcgcccctactggatggaaactacaagtgtaatggctgtgctcaat is part of the Oncorhynchus gorbuscha isolate QuinsamMale2020 ecotype Even-year linkage group LG09, OgorEven_v1.0, whole genome shotgun sequence genome and harbors:
- the rpe gene encoding ribulose-phosphate 3-epimerase, whose product is MSYSAKIGPSILSSDLACLGSECVRMMECGADYLHLDVMDGNFVPNITFGHPMVECLRNCVGPDPFFDMHMMVSRPEQWVKPMAAAGANQYTFHLETTTNAGNLIKEIRESGMKVGLAIKPGTTVEELAPWAGQIDMALVMTVEPGFGGQKFMEDMMPKVSWLRSQFPSLDIEVDGGVGPSTIHKCAEAGANMIVSGSAVVSSDDPRSVITMLRTAVSEAIQKRSLDR